From the genome of Pseudoliparis swirei isolate HS2019 ecotype Mariana Trench chromosome 10, NWPU_hadal_v1, whole genome shotgun sequence, one region includes:
- the eri1 gene encoding 3'-5' exoribonuclease 1 → MDEHKENIHTEDVNLKMSNTREDEKVTPCSRVCSEEDSAPPASPSNGDFSHPVYKEISMANGHINRMTKDELRIKLAGLQLDTRGVKDVMKKRLKSHYKKQKLLLSAAEDGPTGAFYDYICVVDFEATCEEDNPADFHHEIIEFPMVLINTHTLEIVDSFQEYVKPEVNPQLSDFCVKLTGITQKMVDEADAFPEVLQRVVTWLRDRELGTKYKYALLTDGAWDMSKFLHIQCRLSRIRYPHFAKKWINIRKSYGNFYKVPRTQTKLSTMLEKLGLQYEGRPHSGLDDSRNIARIALRMLQDGCQLLANERMHAGQLLSVPSSAPLEGAPAPHNPRSRD, encoded by the exons ATGGATGAGCACAAGGAGAACATTCACACCGAGGACGTCAACTTGAAGATGTCGAACACGAGAGAAGACGAGAAG GTGACGCCGTGCAGCCGGGTCTGCTCCGAGGAGGACTCTGCTCCTCCGGCGTCTCCGTCCAACGGCGACTTCAGCCACCCGGTGTACAAGGAGATCTCCATGGCCAACGGACACATCAACCGCATGACCAAGGACGAGCTCCGGATCAAGCTGGCCGGGCTGCAGCTCGACACGCG GGGCGTGAAGGACgtgatgaagaagaggctgaagaGCCACTACAAGAAGCAGAAGCTGCTGCTGTCCGCCGCCGAGGACGGGCCCACGGGCGCCTTCTACGACTACATCTGCGTGGTGGACTTCGAGGCGACGTGCGAAGAGGACAACCCGGCCGACTTCCATCACGAAATCATCGAGTTCCCGATGGTTCTCATCAACACGCACACGCTGGAAATC GTGGACTCCTTTCAGGAATACGTGAAGCCGGAGGTGAACCCACAGCTGTCGGACTTCTGCGTGAAGCTAACGGGGATCACGCAG AAGATGGTGGACGAGGCGGACGCGTTTCCAGAAGTCCTCCAGCGGGTCGTCACGTGGCTCCGGGACCGGGAGCTCGGCACCAAGTACAAATACGCCCTCCTCACCGACGG gGCCTGGGACATGAGCAAGTTCCTCCACATCCAGTGCCGACTCAGCCGGATCCGATACCCGCACTTTGCCAAGAAGTGGATCAACATCAGGAAATCCTACGGGAACTTCTACAAG gttccGCGCACACAGACCAAGCTGAGCACCATGCTGGAGAAGTTGGGTCTGCAGTACGAGGGCCGCCCTCACTCCGGCCTCGACGACTCGCGCAACATCGCCCGCATCGCCCTGCGCATGCTGCAGGACGGCTGCCAGCTGCTCGCCAACGAGCGCATGCACGCCGGCCAGCTGCTCTCCGTCCCTAGCTCCGCCCCCCTGGAGGGAGCGCCCGCCCCGCACAACCCCCGCAGCAGAGACTAG